One segment of Yersinia kristensenii DNA contains the following:
- a CDS encoding flagellar basal body-associated FliL family protein: MNTQKKTFSMKVWGLLLLIALVTVVVIYHDVIWEKLNNKPIAISKSFIRGNKSVQFVEIKNMIITLKDIKTERYLQLELGMATGDDNDIKKVIAMVPVIQSATVNLLSHMDYQAVRNTSIVDLRRQLMNEYKKDFEKLNAPMPFDDVVISRMVFQ, translated from the coding sequence ATGAACACCCAGAAAAAAACATTTTCAATGAAAGTGTGGGGCTTGTTATTGTTAATTGCATTGGTTACCGTGGTAGTAATATATCATGATGTCATTTGGGAAAAATTAAACAATAAACCCATCGCTATCAGTAAATCGTTTATACGTGGTAATAAATCAGTTCAATTTGTTGAAATTAAGAACATGATTATCACGCTAAAAGATATCAAAACCGAGCGCTACCTACAGCTGGAGTTAGGGATGGCAACTGGTGATGATAATGATATTAAGAAAGTTATCGCGATGGTGCCAGTTATTCAATCGGCCACAGTTAACTTACTTTCTCATATGGATTATCAAGCCGTGCGTAATACGTCTATTGTCGATTTACGTCGGCAGTTGATGAATGAATATAAAAAAGACTTTGAAAAATTAAATGCGCCAATGCCATTTGATGATGTGGTGATTAGCCGAATGGTCTTCCAATAA